From Lepus europaeus isolate LE1 chromosome 3, mLepTim1.pri, whole genome shotgun sequence, a single genomic window includes:
- the LOC133756652 gene encoding protein LEG1 homolog, which translates to MAFNLTWVSVILCCVFASLAGVSNVSNDYLPLWSKIPSQFSDYSVENGKYIINPWNYLERMGMYKILLYKTAKYFEKFAPRNEQNILWGLPLQHGWQYHTGRLADPTQKTDCGLDSGDHLCISVDSWWADFNYYLSAIPFLAAVDSGIMGILSDNVLLLPPPKDQMNFCYNVSSCHSSFPEVMRMWNEFYQHVKSPSASFDDLLKYLWDAHVSSMEVAHRNFHSRLKYYSKQEADFQRSWALFVDYLAPSLFPTTFIRVCEFHKGLPPRILITADRAPFISDFTDFQNIVLLALKFLHKMHKYTALLSSGWESNKDGPSIGNPITCVGDLDGVPGFAWLWHDPAPAIAAF; encoded by the exons ATGGCTTTCAATCTGACCTGGGTTTCTGTCATActttgttgtgtttttgcttCTTTAGCTGGAGTATCCAATGTTTCTAATGATTATCTTCCTTTGTGGAGCAAAATCCCTAGTCAGTTTAGTGACTACAGTGTAGAAAATGGAAAGTACATCATTAATCCATGGAATTACCTGGAGAGAATGGGTATGTATAAAATCCTGTTGTATAAGACtgccaaatattttgaaaaatttgctccaagaaatgaacaaaacatcTTATGGGGATTGCCTCTGCAACATGGATGGCAATATCATACAG GCAGATTAGCTGACCCCACCCAAAAGACAGACTGTGGCCTTGACTCTGGGGATCATCTGTGTATCTCTGTGGACAGTTGGTGGGCTG ACTTTAATTATTATCTTTCTGCAATACCCTTCCTTGCTGCAGTTGATTCTGGCATAATGGGGATATTATCAGACAATGTCCTTCTTCTGCCACCACCCAAGGATCAGATGAATTTTTGTTATAATGTTTCTAGCTGCCATTCATCCTTTCCGGAAGTAATGAGAATGTGGAATGAATTTtaccag CATGTAAAGTCACCTTCTGCTAGCTTTGATGACCTCTTGAAATACTTATGGGATGCACATGTCTCATCTATGGAGGTTGCTCACAGAAATTTTCATAGTAG gttaaaatattattctaagcAAGAAGCAGATTTTCAGAGAAGCTGGGCCCTGTTTGTGGATTATTTAGCTCCATCACTCTTTCCTACAACTTTCATTAGAGTATGTGAATTCCACAAGGGTCTGCCACCACGAATACTTATTACTGCGGATAGAGCTCCCTTCATCAGCGACTTCACTGACTTTCAGAATATAGTCCTACTTGCTCTAAAATTCCTCCATAAAATGCATAAGTATACAG ctctcttaTCCAGCGGCTGGGAGAGcaacaaagatggcccaagtattggaaACCCTATCACCTGTGTAGGAGAtctcgatggagttccaggatttgCCTGGCTGTGgcatgacccagctccagccattgcagcttttTGA